Part of the Vigna unguiculata cultivar IT97K-499-35 chromosome 3, ASM411807v1, whole genome shotgun sequence genome, aggaagaaaaaaaaaatgcagaaaaaaaacttatacaCCATCATTTTCTCCATAGTCACCGCTTGCtgcaaaattaaaagaagaaagagaaaactgcgtaggaagaaaaaaagaaaaaatgcagaaaaaaactttaattcattttttttttcaaaatatatttcatgtgTTTCGGAAAAATCTTTCCGAAATATATCTCATGTacaaatattttggaaaaattctaaaaatcattttgtaagttttggattttttttttccgaaaAACCCATTCTGAACAATTTATTTCgaaatatattttggaaattctgttttgaaaatgatattgtaaaagtttatttcagaaattttgtttagaaattttTATTCTTGAAATATTCTTccgaaaatttccaaaaattagtttcaaaaaatttccGAAATATGTAATCCCAAATAACTTTTCCTAGGggtaaaatagttattttgaaaagttgGGGATGCCGGAAGTAATTGAGGGGGTGTAGGAAGTAAAATCTTAGTCTTTGTTGCCCAAAGCCCAGAACCTTTTTTCTACTTCTCAATCTATCCTCACTTTTGACGACACCGCTTTGAAATATTGTCATAGCTGTTTCAGTTGCCCTATACCCTCTCTCTTCACCTCTTTCGCATTCTCTCACTACAAGGTTCGTCTCTTTCCCATGTTCCCCCGTTCACATTCTCATTcgactttttaaaattattctgtGACCCATGTATCTCTATTCTTTCTTCCCTTTCTTTCGATTTTCTCACAATTTGTTTCTTATGCATCTTATTAGCAGAAGATCATCAGTGACTCCATACCTTCACACAATTTTATTAACTTCCAATCTCGCACGATATACCGATTAGGGATTTATTAGAAACACTCACCATTTGGTTTGCTTCATAAGTTTTTTGTTTGCTTTAGGTGCACAATTATACAACGAATCAACATGGTTATGATACTGAAATTGATAGTTATATACTTAATTCCATTGTCGTATATTTATGTGCTTGTTGTGGAATGTTTTGTTTCTATAACCCGTCTAAGGTGTAGTGTAATATGCTTCTGAATGTTTATCGTTGTTTGTTGGTTTTTCCTTCTTCAGAAGCCATGAAGGTGCGGTCATCTGTGAAGAAGATGTGTGTATTTTGTCAGATAGTTAAACGTCGAGGACGTATCTATGTGATTTGCTCAGGGAACCCTAAGCACAAGCAACGGCAAGGCTTGGCAACATTTGCAAGTGAAGTCCCACCTCCTCCCGTGTATGTCTTCTgtttaccttttctttttctggttCTG contains:
- the LOC114176604 gene encoding uncharacterized protein LOC114176604, producing MKVRSSVKKMCVFCQIVKRRGRIYVICSGNPKHKQRQGLATFASEVPPPPVSSSETSSCKMVLKPFQILRPSMISATPQRHSLSTLYGWRVGLASIFSMK